A genomic segment from Chelonoidis abingdonii isolate Lonesome George chromosome 24, CheloAbing_2.0, whole genome shotgun sequence encodes:
- the INPP5E gene encoding phosphatidylinositol polyphosphate 5-phosphatase type IV isoform X1: MNPPYGFSPHAVACITSTTEGRVLQDQQVKKAGGAMRKEAGDSRVLALEDHPDIESFLNDTLRFPPDEIKSNMKIKSITPKPPRKPRLARASSLDEKSWRRRRVFRTSQENLIDPSETSSSNGSLQESSLSCPTRSRVVLNGDQGSLHNLQDASEASPCGKNKGSISDSEKQVSEVPSVSVGLIQGKESSGSKPRLSKITPPRPLPPLELSVASHVLRTANRIDSDYMDYQHYSQSRFERLSSSLSDTGLHNSGMVCDSCSTDSMKSTFSLLTPLRAKDVRNRSYLEGSLLASGALLGAEELSRYFPDRNIGIFVATWNMQGRKEFPENLNDFLFPSDPDYAQDIREWEIRLQETLGPHYVMLYSAAHGVLYMSVFIRRDLIWFCSEVEYATVTTRIVSQIKTKGALGICFTFFGTSFLFITSHFTSGDGKVCERILDYNKTIQALALPKNVPDTNPYRSNPSDVTTRFDEVFWFGDFNFRLNKDRESVDSILNQHLEKDMSKLLQYDQLIKEMIDGAIFKGFQEAAIHFRPSYKFDIGQDSYDTTSKQRTPSYTDRVIYRSRHKDDIHAVKYSSCSVVKTSDHRPVYGLFRVKVRPGRDNIPLAAGQFDRELYLIGIKRRITRELQKRQEIKDQKSSRVCTVS, encoded by the exons ATGAACCCTCCATATGGATTTTCCCCACATGCAGTGGCATGTATTACTTCAACCACAGAGGGCAGAGTACTACAGGACCAGCAAGTGAAGAAGGCTGGTGGAGCTATGAGGAAGGAGGCTGGTGACAGCAGGGTGCTTGCACTTGAGGACCATCCAGACATAGAATCCTTTTTAAATGACACCTTAAGGTTTCCCCCTGATGAAATCAAATCCAATATGAAGATTAAATCTATCACCCCAAAGCCTCCCAGGAAACCCAGGCTGGCGCGAGCATCATCTCTTGATGAGaaaagctggaggaggaggagagtgttTAGAACGAGTCAGGAAAATCTGATCGATCCCAGTGAGACAAGCTCCTCCAATGGCTCTCTCCAGGAGTCGTCCCTGAGTTGTCCCACCAGGAGCAGAGTGGTACTCAATGGTGATCAGGGTTCTTTGCACAACTTGCAGGATGCCTCGGAAGCGAGCCCTTGTGGGAAGAACAAGGGTAGCATTTCTGATTCCGAGAAACAGGTCTCTGAGGTTCCCAGTGTCTCTGTCGGGCTTATTCAGGGGAAAGAATCTTCAGGCAGCAAACCCCGGCTGTCCAAAATAACACCCCCTCGACCGCTGCCGCCCCTGGAACTCAGCGTGGCCTCTCATGTGCTGAGGACAGCTAATAGGATCGACTCCGATTATATGGATTACCAACATTATTCTCAGAGCAGGTTTGAAAGGTTGAGCAGCAGCCTGAGTGACACAGGTCTTCACAATAGCGGAATGGTCTGCGATAGCTGTTCCACAGACTCCATGAAGTCTACGTTCAGCCTGCTCACCCCTCTTCGTGCCAAGGATGTTCGAAACAG AAGCTATTTGGAAGGCAGCCTTCTAGCTAGTGGTGCATTGCTGGGAGCAGAAGAACTGAGCAGATATTTCCCTGATCGGAACATTGGAATATTTGTGGCCACCTGGAACATGCAAGGTCGGAAG GAATTTCCAGAGAATCTGAATGACTTCTTGTTCCCATCGGATCCTGACTATGCCCAGGACAT aagagaatgggagaTCCGTCTGCAGGAGACTCTGGGGCCCCATTACGTCATGCTGTACTCAGCAGCACACGGAGTTCTCTACATGTCAGTGTTCATTAGAAGAGACCTCATCTGGTTCTGCTCAG AGGTGGAATACGCCACTGTGACCACTCGCATTGTGTCTCAGATCAAAACCAAGGGAGCCCTGGGAATCTGCTTCACGTTCTTTGGGACTTCCTTCCTCTTCATCACTTCCCATTTCACCT CGGGGGATGGTAAAGTGTGTGAGAGGATACTGGACTACAACAAAACCATCCAAGCACTTGCACTTCCCAAGAACGTCCCAGATACAAATCCCTATCGATCCAACCCTT CCGATGTCACAACTCGGTTCGACGAGGTGTTCTGGTTTGGAGACTTCAATTTCCGACTAAACAAGGATCGTGAGAGTGTGGATTCAATCCTGAACCAGCATCTAGAAAAAGATATGTCCAAGCTACTGCAGTATGACCAGCTCATTAAAGAAATGATTGATG gGGCTATTTTCAAAGGGTTCCAGGAGGCTGCCATTCATTTCCGTCCTTCCTATAAGTTCGATATAGGGCAGGATAGCTACGACACCACTTCCAAGCAGAGGACACCTTCGTACACG GATCGAGTGATCTACAGGAGTCGTCACAAGGATGACATCCATGCAGTGAAGTACTCCTCCTGTTCTGTGGTCAAAACGTCAGACCACAGGCCAGTGTACGGGCTGTTCCGGGTGAAAGTGAGGCCCGGCAGAGACAA CATCCCGCTCGCTGCAGGGCAGTTTGACAGAGAACTTTATTTAATCGGAATAAAGAGACGAATTACAAGGGAACTTCAGAAGCGGCAGGAGATAAAGGACCAAAAATCCAGCAGAGTCTGTACTGTTTCCTGA
- the INPP5E gene encoding phosphatidylinositol polyphosphate 5-phosphatase type IV isoform X2, which yields MNPPYGFSPHAVACITSTTEGRVLQDQQVKKAGGAMRKEAGDSRVLALEDHPDIESFLNDTLRFPPDEIKSNMKIKSITPKPPRKPRLARASSLDEKSWRRRRVFRTSQENLIDPSETSSSNGSLQESSLSCPTRSRVVLNGDQGSLHNLQDASEASPCGKNKGSISDSEKQVSEVPSVSVGLIQGKESSGSKPRLSKITPPRPLPPLELSVASHVLRTANRIDSDYMDYQHYSQSRFERLSSSLSDTGLHNSGMVCDSCSTDSMKSTFSLLTPLRAKDVRNRSYLEGSLLASGALLGAEELSRYFPDRNIGIFVATWNMQGRKEFPENLNDFLFPSDPDYAQDMYVIGIQEGCPDRREWEIRLQETLGPHYVMLYSAAHGVLYMSVFIRRDLIWFCSEVEYATVTTRIVSQIKTKGALGICFTFFGTSFLFITSHFTSGDGKVCERILDYNKTIQALALPKNVPDTNPYRSNPSDVTTRFDEVFWFGDFNFRLNKDRESVDSILNQHLEKDMSKLLQYDQLIKEMIDGAIFKGFQEAAIHFRPSYKFDIGQDSYDTTSKQRTPSYTDRVIYRSRHKDDIHAVKYSSCSVVKTSDHRPVYGLFRVKVRPGRDNIPLAAGQFDRELYLIGIKRRITRELQKRQEIKDQKSSRVCTVS from the exons ATGAACCCTCCATATGGATTTTCCCCACATGCAGTGGCATGTATTACTTCAACCACAGAGGGCAGAGTACTACAGGACCAGCAAGTGAAGAAGGCTGGTGGAGCTATGAGGAAGGAGGCTGGTGACAGCAGGGTGCTTGCACTTGAGGACCATCCAGACATAGAATCCTTTTTAAATGACACCTTAAGGTTTCCCCCTGATGAAATCAAATCCAATATGAAGATTAAATCTATCACCCCAAAGCCTCCCAGGAAACCCAGGCTGGCGCGAGCATCATCTCTTGATGAGaaaagctggaggaggaggagagtgttTAGAACGAGTCAGGAAAATCTGATCGATCCCAGTGAGACAAGCTCCTCCAATGGCTCTCTCCAGGAGTCGTCCCTGAGTTGTCCCACCAGGAGCAGAGTGGTACTCAATGGTGATCAGGGTTCTTTGCACAACTTGCAGGATGCCTCGGAAGCGAGCCCTTGTGGGAAGAACAAGGGTAGCATTTCTGATTCCGAGAAACAGGTCTCTGAGGTTCCCAGTGTCTCTGTCGGGCTTATTCAGGGGAAAGAATCTTCAGGCAGCAAACCCCGGCTGTCCAAAATAACACCCCCTCGACCGCTGCCGCCCCTGGAACTCAGCGTGGCCTCTCATGTGCTGAGGACAGCTAATAGGATCGACTCCGATTATATGGATTACCAACATTATTCTCAGAGCAGGTTTGAAAGGTTGAGCAGCAGCCTGAGTGACACAGGTCTTCACAATAGCGGAATGGTCTGCGATAGCTGTTCCACAGACTCCATGAAGTCTACGTTCAGCCTGCTCACCCCTCTTCGTGCCAAGGATGTTCGAAACAG AAGCTATTTGGAAGGCAGCCTTCTAGCTAGTGGTGCATTGCTGGGAGCAGAAGAACTGAGCAGATATTTCCCTGATCGGAACATTGGAATATTTGTGGCCACCTGGAACATGCAAGGTCGGAAG GAATTTCCAGAGAATCTGAATGACTTCTTGTTCCCATCGGATCCTGACTATGCCCAGGACATGTATGTTATTGGCATTCAAGAAGGCTGTCCAGACAG aagagaatgggagaTCCGTCTGCAGGAGACTCTGGGGCCCCATTACGTCATGCTGTACTCAGCAGCACACGGAGTTCTCTACATGTCAGTGTTCATTAGAAGAGACCTCATCTGGTTCTGCTCAG AGGTGGAATACGCCACTGTGACCACTCGCATTGTGTCTCAGATCAAAACCAAGGGAGCCCTGGGAATCTGCTTCACGTTCTTTGGGACTTCCTTCCTCTTCATCACTTCCCATTTCACCT CGGGGGATGGTAAAGTGTGTGAGAGGATACTGGACTACAACAAAACCATCCAAGCACTTGCACTTCCCAAGAACGTCCCAGATACAAATCCCTATCGATCCAACCCTT CCGATGTCACAACTCGGTTCGACGAGGTGTTCTGGTTTGGAGACTTCAATTTCCGACTAAACAAGGATCGTGAGAGTGTGGATTCAATCCTGAACCAGCATCTAGAAAAAGATATGTCCAAGCTACTGCAGTATGACCAGCTCATTAAAGAAATGATTGATG gGGCTATTTTCAAAGGGTTCCAGGAGGCTGCCATTCATTTCCGTCCTTCCTATAAGTTCGATATAGGGCAGGATAGCTACGACACCACTTCCAAGCAGAGGACACCTTCGTACACG GATCGAGTGATCTACAGGAGTCGTCACAAGGATGACATCCATGCAGTGAAGTACTCCTCCTGTTCTGTGGTCAAAACGTCAGACCACAGGCCAGTGTACGGGCTGTTCCGGGTGAAAGTGAGGCCCGGCAGAGACAA CATCCCGCTCGCTGCAGGGCAGTTTGACAGAGAACTTTATTTAATCGGAATAAAGAGACGAATTACAAGGGAACTTCAGAAGCGGCAGGAGATAAAGGACCAAAAATCCAGCAGAGTCTGTACTGTTTCCTGA